A single window of Streptomyces sp. NBC_00464 DNA harbors:
- the frc gene encoding formyl-CoA transferase: MTKALEGVRVLDMTHVQSGPSATQLLAWLGADVVKLEAPSGDITRKQLRDLPDVDSLYFTMLNCNKRSITLNTKSARGKEILTDLIRRSDVMVENFGPGAVDRMGFTWERIQEINPRIVYASIKGFGEGPYTNFKAYEVVAQAMGGSMSTTGFEDGPPLATGAQIGDSGTGIHAVAGILAALFQRENTGRGQRVNVAMQHAVLNLCRVKLRDQQRLTHGPLAEYPNENFGDEVPRSGNASGGGQPGWAVKCAPGGPNDYVYVIVQPVGWQPLASLIGRPELVEDPEWATPEARLPKLNKMFQLIEEWSSTLPKWEVLEQLNGHNIPCGPILSTKEIVEDESLAANEMVVRVEHPERGTFTTVGSPLKLSDSPVDVVTSPLLGQHNEEVYVGELGLGDEELRLLKTSGVI, from the coding sequence ATGACCAAAGCTCTTGAGGGCGTGCGCGTCCTCGACATGACGCACGTACAGTCCGGTCCCTCCGCCACCCAGCTGCTCGCCTGGCTCGGTGCGGACGTGGTCAAACTGGAGGCTCCCAGCGGTGACATCACCCGCAAGCAGCTGCGCGATCTGCCCGATGTCGACTCCCTCTACTTCACGATGCTCAACTGCAACAAGCGGAGCATCACGCTGAACACCAAGAGCGCGCGCGGCAAGGAGATCCTCACCGACCTCATCCGCCGCAGCGATGTGATGGTGGAGAACTTCGGGCCGGGGGCCGTCGACCGGATGGGATTCACCTGGGAGCGCATCCAGGAGATCAACCCGAGGATCGTGTACGCCTCCATCAAGGGCTTCGGGGAAGGGCCGTACACCAACTTCAAGGCGTACGAGGTGGTCGCCCAGGCGATGGGCGGCTCGATGTCCACCACCGGTTTCGAGGACGGTCCGCCGCTGGCGACCGGTGCGCAGATCGGTGACTCCGGGACCGGCATCCACGCCGTCGCCGGCATTCTGGCCGCCCTGTTCCAGCGCGAGAACACCGGGCGGGGGCAGCGCGTCAACGTCGCCATGCAGCACGCGGTGCTCAATCTGTGCCGGGTCAAGCTGCGCGACCAACAGCGCCTCACACACGGCCCGTTGGCCGAGTATCCGAACGAGAACTTCGGCGACGAGGTGCCGCGCAGCGGCAACGCCAGCGGTGGCGGACAGCCCGGCTGGGCGGTGAAGTGCGCGCCCGGAGGCCCCAACGACTATGTGTACGTGATCGTGCAGCCCGTCGGCTGGCAACCGCTCGCCTCGCTGATCGGGCGTCCGGAGCTGGTGGAGGACCCCGAGTGGGCGACGCCCGAGGCCCGGCTGCCCAAGTTGAACAAGATGTTCCAGCTCATCGAGGAGTGGTCGTCCACGCTGCCCAAGTGGGAGGTCCTGGAACAGCTCAACGGGCACAACATCCCCTGTGGTCCGATCCTGTCCACCAAGGAGATCGTGGAGGACGAGTCGCTGGCCGCCAACGAGATGGTCGTACGGGTGGAGCACCCCGAGCGCGGGACCTTCACCACCGTCGGAAGTCCGCTGAAGCTCTCCGACTCCCCCGTGGACGTGGTGACCTCACCGCTGCTCGGCCAGCACAACGAAGAGGTGTACGTCGGCGAACTGGGCCTCGGTGACGAGGAACTGCGGCTGCTGAAGACGAGCGGAGTCATCTGA
- a CDS encoding acetate--CoA ligase family protein, whose amino-acid sequence MVESQDREQVRQLLESVRTSGRTALTAPEGKVVADAYGIVVPGEELAQDIDEAVAHADRLGGPVVLKIVSPDVLHKTDAGGVVVGVEGASQVREAFCRIIENVRAYAPDARIDGVQVQQLVPPGQEVIIGAVTDPTFGKVVAFGLGGVLVEVLKDITFRLAPVTPDEALSMLDSIGAAEILRGVRGAPAVDRWALAEQIRRVSQLVTDFPEIAEVDLNPVIASPDGAVAADIRILLATEAVKERRTYSREEILASMRRLMEPHSVAVIGASNEAGKIGNSVMRNLIDGGFAGEIHPVNPRADDILGRKAYKSVTDVPGEVDVAVFAIPAKFVASALEEVGRKGIANAVLIPSGFAETGEQALQDEIVAIGERHGVRLLGPNIYGYYSTWQDLCATFCTPYDVKGGVALTSQSGGIGMAILGFARSTKTGVSAIVGLGNKSDLDEDDLLTWFGEDPHTECIAMHLEDLKDGRAFVEAARATVPKKPIVVLKAGRTSAGAKAAGSHTGALAGDDAVYDDILRQAGVIRAPGLNDMLEYARALPVLPAPKGDNIVIITGAGGSGVLLSDAIVDNGLSLMEIPPDLDSAFKAFIPPFGAAGNPIDITGGEPPSTYEATIRLGMEDPRIHALVLGYWHTIVTPPMVFAELTARVVQEFRDRGIEKPVVASLAGDTEVEEACAYLFERGVVAYPYTTEKPVAALGAKYRWARAAGLLT is encoded by the coding sequence ATGGTCGAATCACAGGATCGCGAACAGGTCAGGCAGCTCCTCGAATCCGTCCGGACCTCCGGCCGGACGGCGCTCACCGCCCCCGAGGGCAAGGTCGTGGCGGATGCGTACGGGATCGTGGTGCCCGGCGAGGAGCTGGCGCAGGACATCGACGAGGCGGTGGCCCATGCGGACCGGCTCGGCGGGCCCGTCGTACTGAAGATCGTCTCCCCCGATGTGCTGCACAAGACGGATGCCGGCGGGGTCGTCGTCGGTGTGGAGGGTGCCTCGCAGGTCAGGGAGGCGTTCTGCCGCATCATCGAGAACGTGCGGGCGTATGCGCCGGACGCACGGATCGACGGGGTGCAGGTGCAGCAGCTGGTGCCGCCCGGGCAGGAGGTGATCATCGGTGCGGTGACGGACCCGACGTTCGGCAAGGTCGTCGCCTTCGGCCTGGGCGGCGTGCTGGTGGAGGTGCTGAAGGACATCACCTTCCGGCTCGCGCCCGTCACCCCGGACGAGGCGCTGTCGATGCTCGACTCGATCGGCGCGGCGGAGATCCTGCGCGGGGTGCGCGGCGCGCCGGCGGTCGACCGGTGGGCGCTGGCCGAGCAGATCCGTCGGGTGTCCCAACTGGTCACGGACTTCCCGGAGATCGCCGAGGTCGACCTCAACCCGGTGATCGCTTCCCCGGACGGTGCCGTCGCCGCCGATATCCGGATTCTGCTGGCCACCGAGGCCGTCAAGGAACGGCGCACGTACAGCCGCGAGGAGATCCTCGCCTCGATGCGCCGGTTGATGGAGCCTCACTCGGTCGCGGTGATCGGCGCCTCCAACGAGGCGGGAAAGATCGGTAATTCGGTGATGCGCAACCTCATCGACGGGGGTTTTGCCGGGGAGATCCATCCGGTCAATCCCCGGGCCGATGACATTCTGGGCCGCAAGGCGTACAAGAGTGTCACGGACGTTCCCGGCGAGGTGGATGTGGCGGTCTTCGCGATCCCTGCCAAGTTCGTGGCGTCGGCGCTGGAGGAGGTGGGCCGCAAGGGCATCGCGAACGCGGTCCTGATTCCGTCCGGCTTCGCCGAGACCGGTGAACAGGCGTTGCAGGACGAGATCGTGGCGATCGGCGAGCGGCACGGCGTGCGGCTGCTGGGTCCCAACATCTACGGCTACTACTCGACGTGGCAGGACCTGTGCGCCACGTTCTGCACCCCGTACGACGTGAAGGGCGGGGTGGCGCTGACGTCCCAGTCCGGTGGCATCGGCATGGCGATCCTCGGCTTCGCCCGTTCGACGAAGACCGGTGTCTCGGCGATCGTCGGGCTCGGCAACAAGTCGGACCTCGACGAGGACGATCTGCTGACCTGGTTCGGCGAGGACCCACACACCGAGTGCATCGCGATGCACCTGGAGGACCTCAAGGACGGGCGCGCCTTCGTGGAGGCGGCGCGGGCGACCGTACCGAAGAAGCCGATCGTGGTGCTGAAGGCGGGCCGTACGAGCGCGGGCGCGAAGGCGGCCGGTTCCCACACCGGGGCGCTGGCCGGCGACGACGCCGTGTACGACGACATCCTGCGCCAGGCAGGAGTGATCAGGGCGCCCGGCCTGAACGACATGCTGGAGTACGCGCGGGCACTGCCCGTGCTTCCGGCACCCAAGGGCGACAACATCGTCATCATCACCGGCGCGGGCGGATCCGGTGTACTGCTCTCCGACGCGATCGTGGACAACGGCCTGTCGCTGATGGAGATCCCGCCGGATCTCGACTCCGCGTTCAAGGCGTTCATCCCGCCGTTCGGCGCGGCCGGGAACCCGATCGACATCACGGGCGGTGAGCCGCCGTCGACGTACGAGGCGACGATCAGGCTCGGCATGGAGGACCCGCGCATCCACGCGCTGGTCCTGGGCTACTGGCACACGATCGTCACCCCGCCGATGGTCTTCGCCGAGCTGACCGCCCGGGTGGTCCAGGAGTTCCGGGACCGCGGGATCGAGAAGCCGGTCGTCGCGTCGCTGGCCGGGGACACCGAGGTCGAGGAGGCCTGCGCGTATCTCTTCGAGCGCGGCGTCGTCGCGTACCCCTACACCACCGAGAAGCCGGTCGCGGCGCTCGGTGCGAAGTACCGCTGGGCAAGGGCCGCGGGGCTGCTGACCTGA
- a CDS encoding thiamine pyrophosphate-binding protein, with protein MPEDSQDLISGGHLVAKALKAEGVERIYTLCGGHIIDIYDGCVDEGIEVVDVRHEQVAAHAADGYARITGKPGCAVVTAGPGTTDAVTGVANAFRAESPMLLIGGQGAHSQHKMGSLQDLPHVEMMAPISKFSASVPDTARAADMVSMAFRECYHGAPGPSFLEIPRDVLDAKVPVSKARVPQAGQYRASTRSPGDPAAVERLADLLVHAEKPAILLGSQVWTTRATDSAIELVRTLNVPAYMNGAGRGTLPPGDPHHFQLSRRYAFSNADLIIIVGTPFDFRMGYGKRLSPDATVVQIDLDYRTVGKNRDIDLGIVGDAGLVLKAVTEAASGRLNGGAVKRKAWLEELRTAEQTAIEKRLPSLRSDAPPIHPYRLVSEINEFLTEDSIYIGDGGDIVTFSGQVVQPKSPGHWMDPGPLGTLGVGVPFVLAAKQARPDKEVVALFGDGAFSLTGWDFETLVRYNLPFVGIVGNNSSMNQIRYGQKAKYGDARERVGNTLGDVHYDKFAQMLGGYGEEVRDPADIAPALRRARESGLPSLINVWVDPDAYAPGTMNQTMYK; from the coding sequence ATGCCCGAGGACAGCCAGGACCTCATTTCCGGTGGGCACTTGGTCGCGAAGGCGTTGAAGGCCGAGGGGGTGGAGCGCATCTACACCCTCTGCGGCGGCCACATCATCGACATCTACGACGGCTGCGTCGACGAGGGCATCGAGGTCGTCGACGTACGACACGAGCAGGTCGCCGCCCACGCCGCCGACGGCTACGCACGGATCACCGGGAAGCCCGGGTGCGCCGTCGTCACCGCAGGGCCGGGGACGACGGACGCGGTGACGGGCGTCGCGAACGCCTTCCGCGCCGAGTCGCCCATGCTGCTGATCGGTGGTCAGGGGGCGCACAGCCAGCACAAGATGGGCTCGCTCCAGGATCTCCCGCATGTCGAGATGATGGCGCCGATCTCGAAGTTCTCCGCCTCCGTGCCGGACACCGCGCGCGCCGCGGACATGGTGTCCATGGCCTTCCGCGAGTGCTACCACGGCGCCCCCGGCCCGTCCTTCCTGGAGATCCCGCGCGATGTACTGGACGCCAAGGTGCCGGTGTCGAAGGCCCGGGTGCCACAGGCCGGGCAGTACCGGGCCTCGACCCGCTCGCCCGGAGACCCCGCGGCCGTCGAAAGGCTCGCCGACCTCCTCGTACACGCCGAGAAGCCGGCGATCCTGCTGGGCAGTCAGGTGTGGACCACCCGCGCCACGGACTCCGCGATCGAGCTCGTACGCACCCTGAACGTCCCGGCGTACATGAACGGGGCGGGCCGCGGCACCCTGCCGCCCGGGGATCCGCACCACTTCCAGTTGTCGCGTCGCTACGCGTTCTCCAACGCCGACCTCATCATCATCGTGGGGACGCCGTTCGACTTCCGCATGGGATACGGGAAGCGGCTCTCCCCCGACGCCACCGTCGTGCAGATCGACCTCGACTACCGCACGGTCGGCAAGAACCGGGACATCGATCTCGGGATCGTCGGTGACGCGGGCCTGGTCCTGAAGGCCGTCACCGAAGCCGCGAGCGGGCGGCTCAACGGCGGTGCGGTCAAGCGCAAGGCCTGGCTGGAGGAGCTGCGCACCGCCGAACAGACCGCGATCGAAAAGCGGTTGCCGAGTCTGAGGTCGGACGCGCCGCCGATCCACCCGTACCGTCTGGTCAGCGAGATCAACGAGTTCCTCACCGAGGACTCGATCTACATCGGGGACGGCGGCGACATCGTGACCTTCTCCGGTCAGGTCGTGCAGCCGAAGTCGCCCGGCCACTGGATGGACCCGGGGCCGCTCGGCACCCTCGGCGTCGGCGTGCCGTTCGTGCTGGCCGCAAAGCAGGCCCGGCCCGACAAGGAGGTCGTCGCACTCTTCGGTGACGGCGCGTTCTCCCTCACCGGCTGGGACTTCGAGACGCTGGTGCGCTACAACCTCCCGTTCGTCGGCATCGTCGGCAACAACTCCTCGATGAACCAGATCCGTTACGGCCAAAAGGCCAAGTACGGCGACGCGCGCGAGCGGGTCGGCAACACCCTCGGCGACGTCCATTACGACAAGTTCGCCCAGATGCTGGGGGGTTACGGCGAGGAGGTGCGCGATCCGGCCGACATCGCGCCGGCGCTGCGGCGGGCCCGCGAATCCGGCCTGCCCTCGCTGATCAACGTCTGGGTCGACCCGGACGCGTACGCCCCCGGAACCATGAACCAGACCATGTACAAGTAG